A region from the Chionomys nivalis chromosome 22, mChiNiv1.1, whole genome shotgun sequence genome encodes:
- the Agpat2 gene encoding 1-acyl-sn-glycerol-3-phosphate acyltransferase beta → MDLWPWLTAALLLLLLLVQLSRTARFYVKIGLYCVLCLSFSAVASIVCLLRHGGRTVDNMSIISWFVRSFKYVYGLRFEVRGQKKLEVDGPCVIISNHQSILDMMGLMEILPKRCVQIAKRELLFTGPVGLIMYLGGVYFINRQRARTAMSLMADLGDLMVKDNLKVWIYPEGTRNDNGDLLPFKKGAFYLAIQAQVPIIPVVYSSFSSFYNVKTKLFTSGTIRVQVLDAVPTSGLTEADVTTLVDTCYQSMRDTFLQISQMPQNSAVKEPGVVPAQ, encoded by the exons ATGGATCTGTGGCCGTGGCTGACGGCGGcgctgctgctgctactactaCTTGTGCAGCTGAGCCGCACCGCCAGGTTCTACGTCAAGATCGGCCTCTACTGCGTGCTCTGCCTGTCCTTCTCCGCCGTGGCCTCGATCGTCTGCCTGCTGCGCCACGGCGGCCGCACCGTGGATAACATGAG CATCATCAGCTGGTTCGTGCGGTCCTTCAAGTACGTGTATGGCCTTCGCTTTgaggtcagaggccagaagaaactGGAGGTGGATGGTCCCTGTGTCATCATTTCTAACCACCAGAGTATCCTGGACATGATGG GCCTCATGGAGATACTCCCTAAGCGCTGTGTACAGATCGCCAAGCGTGAGCTGCTGTTCACAGGGCCTGTGGGCCTCATCATGTACCTTGGGGGTGTCTACTTCATCAACCGCCAGCGTGCCAGAACTGCCATGTCCCTGATGGCCGACCTGGGTGACCTCATGGTCAAGGACAAT CTCAAAGTGTGGATCTACCCAGAGGGAACCCGCAACGACAATGGGGACCTGCTGCCCTTTAAAAAAGGTGCCTTCTACTTGGCCATCCAGGCCCAG GTGCCCATCATCCCCGTGGTGTACTcgtccttttcttccttctacaACGTCAAGACGAAACTCTTCACCTCAG GAACAATCAGGGTACAAGTGTTGGATGCTGTCCCTACCAGCGGCCTTACGGAAGCCGATGTCACCACGCTTGTGGATACTTGCTACCAGTCCATGAGGGACACCTTTCTACAAATTTCCCAGATGCCTCAGAACTCTGCCGTTAAGGAGCCTGGGGTTGTGCCAGCCCAGTAG